One Deltaproteobacteria bacterium genomic window carries:
- a CDS encoding methyltransferase domain-containing protein, whose translation MIPQEIPSLFLSTDEDGFLIDDEKKITNLEIGSGVLANLTLLPNNSFGSWYHHQPVIVEAFDSPLIVQSIERMVLPEKNLNKLLKLHFHYDYCKFVAVQNLFVDHWDRLHGELENGIPFTFSRKAQEQFFEMLEEYTDEEFEWHGETEKFHPFWLESSAIDSPQWWNHIYVNETPGWNLESPAETLKDMLPRLKLPKSKILVLGCGDSHDAAFFASHGHLVTAVDISTHAIERSKKLYGHLDTLKWLEADLFNLPESFHGQFDLIFEYTCYCAINPHRRKELIKVWNQCLHDQGQLMATFFCMHKRQGPPFGSTEWEIREFLKKDFQFLFWGRWKKSIPRRQGRELFVLAKKRIK comes from the coding sequence ATGATTCCGCAGGAAATTCCTAGTCTGTTTTTATCCACGGATGAAGATGGTTTTTTAATTGATGACGAAAAAAAAATTACCAATTTGGAAATTGGCTCGGGTGTTTTAGCAAATTTGACTCTACTTCCTAATAATTCATTTGGGTCTTGGTATCATCATCAACCCGTGATTGTTGAAGCTTTTGATTCGCCCTTGATAGTTCAGTCTATAGAAAGAATGGTTCTACCGGAAAAAAACCTCAACAAACTATTGAAGCTTCATTTTCATTATGACTATTGTAAATTCGTAGCTGTTCAAAATCTTTTTGTTGATCACTGGGACAGACTCCATGGCGAGCTTGAAAATGGCATTCCTTTTACCTTTTCCAGAAAAGCACAAGAACAATTTTTTGAAATGCTAGAAGAATATACCGATGAAGAGTTTGAGTGGCACGGAGAAACAGAAAAATTCCATCCCTTTTGGCTAGAGTCATCAGCCATTGATAGCCCTCAATGGTGGAATCATATTTACGTGAATGAAACCCCAGGATGGAATTTAGAATCACCTGCTGAAACTTTGAAGGATATGTTGCCACGATTGAAACTGCCTAAATCAAAAATTTTAGTTCTCGGCTGTGGTGATAGTCATGACGCTGCTTTTTTTGCGAGCCATGGCCACCTGGTAACCGCAGTTGATATTTCCACCCATGCCATTGAAAGATCTAAAAAACTTTATGGTCATTTAGATACTCTTAAATGGTTAGAAGCTGATTTATTTAATTTACCCGAATCATTTCACGGTCAATTTGATTTGATTTTTGAATACACTTGCTATTGTGCCATTAATCCACATCGACGTAAAGAGCTGATCAAAGTTTGGAATCAGTGTCTTCATGATCAGGGACAGTTGATGGCAACTTTTTTTTGTATGCATAAACGACAAGGACCACCCTTTGGTTCTACGGAATGGGAAATTCGGGAATTCCTGAAGAAAGACTTTCAGTTTTTATTTTGGGGCCGCTGGAAAAAATCAATACCCCGAAGGCAAGGTCGCGAGCTCTTTGTGCTGGCTAAGAAAAGAATAAAATAA